One genomic segment of Arcobacter porcinus includes these proteins:
- a CDS encoding peptidylprolyl isomerase, with translation MKKILPIIFLLFYTLNANTVNGIAVIVNDDPITLYDIKEDMKKRDVDENNSVSYLIDKLLFEQLVKENSISVDIFEIEDYIKNLADSNGMDVYSFKSIIKQKYPDYSKFEEDVKDSVTRQKLIKKLVRGQLAIATDEDLKLYYEKNIQKFQTAEYFDVTQYSSTNRELLIEKVSNPMKVINGIQSNSTRISSKDIHAQLQYVLTTTDVNSFTPIFVTNNQFVTLYIIKKEGSVALNFEAVKNKIFGEIMEQRERVFLENQFEKQKLKADIKVIR, from the coding sequence ATGAAGAAAATTTTACCAATTATTTTTTTACTTTTCTATACTCTAAATGCAAATACTGTAAATGGTATTGCAGTAATTGTAAATGATGATCCAATTACTTTATATGATATAAAAGAAGATATGAAAAAAAGAGATGTAGATGAGAATAACTCTGTATCTTATTTAATAGATAAATTACTTTTTGAACAATTAGTAAAAGAGAATAGTATAAGTGTTGATATATTTGAGATAGAAGATTATATTAAAAATCTTGCAGATTCAAATGGAATGGATGTATATAGTTTTAAATCTATAATTAAACAAAAATATCCAGATTATTCAAAATTTGAGGAAGATGTTAAAGATAGTGTTACAAGACAAAAATTAATTAAAAAATTAGTTCGTGGACAACTTGCTATTGCAACTGATGAAGATTTAAAACTATATTATGAGAAAAATATTCAAAAATTTCAAACAGCAGAGTATTTTGATGTAACTCAATACTCTTCAACAAACAGAGAACTTTTAATTGAAAAAGTATCAAATCCAATGAAAGTAATAAATGGTATTCAAAGTAATAGTACAAGAATTTCTAGCAAAGATATTCATGCTCAATTACAATATGTTCTTACAACAACAGATGTAAACTCTTTTACACCAATTTTTGTTACAAATAATCAATTTGTAACTCTATATATAATTAAAAAAGAGGGGAGTGTTGCTTTAAATTTTGAAGCAGTAAAAAATAAAATATTTGGTGAAATTATGGAACAAAGAGAG
- a CDS encoding deoxycytidylate deaminase, whose protein sequence is MIDDKTFINIAKEIAKSSKCVSKQVGAVIVKDGRILSTGYNGTPSGFQNCCDFWNNEYTKDHHEWSKTYEIHAEMNAIIWAARKGIAIEGATIYVTLEPCSDCSKNLIASGIKRIVYDKSYEHTNSNVVSKFLKDNGVIIEQIA, encoded by the coding sequence ATGATAGATGATAAGACTTTTATAAATATTGCAAAAGAGATAGCAAAATCTTCAAAATGTGTTTCAAAACAAGTTGGAGCAGTTATAGTAAAAGATGGAAGAATTTTATCAACAGGATACAATGGAACACCATCTGGATTTCAAAACTGTTGTGATTTTTGGAATAATGAATATACAAAAGATCATCACGAATGGTCAAAAACTTATGAAATTCATGCTGAAATGAATGCTATTATTTGGGCAGCAAGAAAAGGAATTGCAATAGAAGGTGCAACAATTTATGTAACTTTGGAGCCTTGTAGTGATTGTTCAAAAAATTTAATTGCAAGTGGTATTAAAAGAATAGTTTATGATAAATCTTATGAACACACAAATTCTAATGTTGTATCAAAATTTTTAAAAGACAATGGAGTGATTATAGAACAGATTGCTTAA